From a single Methanobrevibacter sp. genomic region:
- a CDS encoding Ig-like domain-containing protein, with product MEKNQIIILALIVIIAALLVGMVAVMMPNFAKKDTSLKFKGNATIKEGGSIQIELTDANGNPISNQKVNVTVTDKDKSSDYHSVETNGNGVGKLKLDKDAGKYTITVVYGGDDQHKGCNATKKITIKEQAEESDSSSSSSSSSSSQSAYAYKSDGTPMYSQAEVDQYMYNKYGAVNYHVGSNGYMDLDEPGFDDAGHFVGY from the coding sequence ATGGAGAAAAATCAGATAATTATTTTGGCTTTGATTGTTATTATCGCAGCCCTTCTTGTGGGCATGGTCGCAGTCATGATGCCAAATTTCGCAAAAAAAGATACAAGCTTAAAATTCAAAGGTAATGCAACAATAAAAGAAGGGGGCTCCATTCAAATTGAACTGACAGATGCAAATGGAAACCCTATATCCAATCAGAAAGTAAACGTTACAGTTACTGACAAGGACAAGTCAAGCGATTATCATTCAGTTGAAACCAATGGTAATGGTGTTGGAAAATTAAAGCTTGACAAGGATGCCGGAAAATACACAATAACTGTAGTTTACGGTGGAGACGACCAGCATAAAGGCTGCAATGCCACTAAAAAAATAACAATAAAGGAACAGGCTGAGGAGTCAGATTCATCTTCCTCATCATCCTCATCCTCATCTTCACAGTCCGCTTACGCATACAAGTCAGACGGAACACCGATGTACAGCCAGGCTGAAGTAGACCAGTACATGTACAATAAGTACGGTGCAGTAAACTACCATGTCGGCAGTAACGGTTATATGGATCTGGATGAACCTGGATTTGACGATGCGGGTCACTTTGTTGGATATTAA
- a CDS encoding TIGR04076 family protein, with product MKKVKITILKTTLQEDLAKEYGVEGLSTCPLMSEGEVYYADYAKPDGFCDEAWKAIYQYVFALAHGAQDIWYYSDWIKTPGVAIVSCNDGLRPVIMKLESTDIESKAE from the coding sequence ATGAAAAAGGTAAAAATTACAATCCTAAAAACAACTTTGCAGGAAGACTTGGCAAAGGAATACGGCGTTGAAGGCCTTTCAACATGTCCTTTGATGAGCGAAGGAGAAGTATACTATGCAGATTATGCAAAACCAGACGGGTTCTGCGATGAGGCATGGAAGGCAATCTATCAGTACGTTTTTGCACTGGCACACGGGGCGCAGGATATCTGGTACTATTCAGACTGGATTAAGACTCCTGGCGTTGCAATCGTATCCTGCAATGACGGCTTAAGGCCAGTCATCATGAAACTCGAATCAACTGACATCGAGTCAAAAGCAGAATAG